The Cloacibacterium sp. TD35 region GAAAATGAAAAGATAGAGCCTGCTATTCAAGAACTTAAATTATCATTAGAACAAATAGAAAAAGGAGGCTACGAGCATTTCATGTTAAAAGAAATTTTCGAACAGCCAAAATCTATTCAAGATACATTGAGAGGTAGATTGTTAGTAAATGAAGGCATTATAAAAATGGCCGGAATTTGGGATCACCTTGATAGAATTAATAAAGCAGAGAGAATCATCATCATTGCATGTGGTACTTCTTGGCATGCTGGTTTAATCGGAGAATATCTTATCGAAGAATTTGCAAGAATACCTGTAGAAGTAGAATATGCTTCTGAATTTAGATACAGAAATCCTATCATTACCGAAAAAGATATTGTAGTTGCTATTTCTCAATCAGGAGAAACCGCAGACTCTATGGCAGCGATTAAGTTGGCTAAAGAAAAAGGAGCATTCATCTATGGAATTTGTAATGTAGTAGATTCATCAATTGCAAGATTTTCAGATGCTGGTTCTTATACTCATGCTGGTCCAGAAATTGGCGTAGCATCTACCAAAGCATTTACTGCTCAATTAACTATTTTGTCACTTATCGCCCTTAAATTAGGCAAGCATAATGGTAATCTAAGTAATGCCGAGTTCATGAGACTCATCACGGAATTAGATAATATCCCTAAAAAAGTAGAAGAAGTTTTAAAATCTACACATGATTATGTGAAAAAAATTGCTCATGATTTTGTGAATTCTACTAATTTCTTATACCTAGGTAGAGGATTTAATTTCCCTGCAGCATTAGAAGGAGCGCTTAAACTGAAAGAGATTTCATATATTCACGCAGAAGGTTATCCAGCAGCAGAAATGAAACACGGACCTATTGCTTTAATAGACGAAAATATGCCAATCGTAATTATAGCACCTAAAAAAGGTCATTATGATAAAATCGTGAGTAACGTACAGGAAATTAAAGCAAGAAAAGGTAAAGTAATAGCAGTAGTAAACTATGGAGATGAGCAAGTAGCTTCTATGGCAGATTATGTAATAGAAATCCCTGATACATCAGAATGTTTTTCACCAATTGTAGCTTCTATTCCGCTACAATTATTAGCTTATTATATTGCTGTTTACAGAGGTGCAAATGTAGACCAACCAAGAAATCTTGCTAAATCTGTAACCGTAGAATAAATTTTAATCAAAAAAATAAAATATTTTAGTTTAATTTTCGTTTAAAAAAAATCTTAAGGATTTGTTAAAAAAAAAATTAATTATATATTTACCGCTTTAAACTATAACAGTATAATGAAAAGAATGTTTCTTTTGATGCTTGCAGCATCTTTTGTGGTTTCATGTTCTAAAGGTGGAAGAAGAGCAAGCTCTGGAAAACCAGACTCTAGAGGAGAATTGGTGCCGAAAGAAAGTAAAAAGTCTTTTGAGGCTCAAAGACCTTACGGTATGGTAGCCATTCCTGGTGGTTCTTTTGTGATGGGGCAAGGTGATGCAGACTTTACTGCTACTCCAGAAAAAGCACCCCTAAAAACAGTTACCGTTTCTTCATTTTTTATGGATGAAACAGAGGTAACCAATTCAGAATACAGACTCTTCGTAAATTATGTGAGAGACTCTATTGCTAGAACATTATTAGCAGATGCTGCAGGTGATGGAGCTGGAGGAGCTGGAATTGATAATTATGCATTTAAATCAAAAAAAGCAGGTGCAAATGTTACACCATATGAAACATTTTTACAATCACAAGGAGATAGAGATGGTTATAATGACTCTAGAAAACTAGATTGGAGAGTTCCATTATACTGGAAAACAAGTCAATATCCTGATGAAAAATATGCTGAAGTAATGGAGTCACTATATTTACCACCAGCTAAAAGAATAAACAACGAAAGACTTCTAGATACTCAAAAGTTAAAATATTCTTACGAGTGGGAAGATGTAGCAACTGCAGTAAAAGATAAAACAAGAAGCGCTAGCTATCTTAAAAAAGAAAGTATTGCCGTATATCCTGATACCACAGTTTGGGTTAAAGATTTCAACTATGCTTATAACGAACCATTGTTTGATAGATATTTCTGGCACAAAGCATACAAAGATTATCCAGTTGTAGGAGTTACTTGGGATCAAGCAAGAGCATTCTGTGATTACAAAACCAAAGCAAAAAGAGATTATGTAAAGTCTGGTAAAAAAAGAGGAGATAATCCTATGAAATTTAGATTACCTACTGAAGCAGAATGGGAATATGCTGCTAGAGGAGGTCTAGAAAACGCTACATATCCTTGGGGAGGTCCTTATCTTACGGATGATAGAGGTTGCTATTTAGCAAACTTTAAACCTAAAAGAGGTAACTATATAGAAGACGAAAAGAAAGGAACTTATCCATACACAGCTCCAGTAAAAAGATTCCACAGAAATGGTTTTGGACTTTATGACATGGCTGGTAACGTAGCAGAGTGGACGGAATCTCCTTACAGTAATGCAACTTACCAATTCTCATCTACCTTAAATCCATACTTGTCAAATCAAGCATATAGAGAACTTAAAAAATCTGTAAGAGGAGGTTCTTGGAAAGATGTAGGTTACCTACTGATGACTGGTTATAGAGACTGGGAAAGAAAAGATTCTGCAAGAAGTTATATTGGCTTCAGAACAATTCAAGACGTTCCAGCAGGAACTGCTAGATTAAGAAGATCAAGTAAATAAAAAGTAAAAATAAAATTATTAAAAACTATTAAAAAATCAAAGGTATGATTGGGAATCCGTTTAAAACTAAAGAATCAACTTTAAACTTTATTTATTCTGCAGGTGCGGCTGTAGTAATTTTAGGAGCATTATTTAAATTAAATCACTGGAACATTGGACCACTTACTGGGACATGGATTCTAGCAATAGGTTTAGGAGTAGAAGCATTTATTTTCTTAATTTTTGCGTTCGATGCACCTAAAGAAGAGTCTAACTACGCTTGGGAAAATGTTTATCCAGAATTATTAGATGCAGATGCTCAGCCCAAGGCTAGAAAAGTAGCTACTGTAGAGACTTCTGATTTAGATGTTACACTATCAAATAAATTAGACAAAATGTTAGCTGATGCGAAACTAGATGTAGAGTTATTCGAAAGACTTAAAACAGGAATTGATAAATTTTCAACTTCTGTTGATCAAATAAATGCTACTGTAGATGTATCACAAGCTACCACTAAATATAACGATCAATTAACTTTAGCTGCTAGTCACTTAGAAAGCATGAATGCATTATATGCGCTACAATTAGAGCACGGTAAAGCACAAAGCGAAATGAGCAAAAAGTATGTAGAAGATATCCAAAAATCTGCAGACCAATCTCAGAAATTCAACGAGGAATTAGCAGGTCTTACATCTAATTTAAATAATCTTAATAGAGTTTACGGAGGTATGCTTTCTGCTATGAAAGCTTAATTTTCTTTCAATATTTTAATCAATAAAAATTTTAAAAAGAAGAATTAAAATGGCAAAAGGAAAACAAACACCCCGTCAAAAAATGATTAACCTGATGTATCTGGTTTTCATTGCGATGCTTGCAATGCAGATAGACCAAGAAATCATCAGATCATACCAAGATACTAATCAATCTCTTACTGATTCTAGAACATTGGCAGAAGAGAAAAATAAAATCTTTGAAATAACCTTAAAAGCTAAAGCTGATAACTCTCCCGAAACCTTTGGTTTGGCAAGTCAACAGTACCAAGGAATGAGATCTAAAGCTGACGATTTAGTTGGTTTTATTGAATCAATAAAAGGACAACTGAAAACAGAAGCAGGTTTTGATGCAAACAAAAATGTAGAAGATAATTTTTCTTCTCTAAACAATACAGATGCTGTAACCAAAAAATTCTTTAAAGGAGGTGATGCGGAGTTACCTTCTAAAAATTCTGAGGAATTAAAAACTAAAATGGCTGCTCTTCAAAATTATATTATCCAAAATTTTGGAAACAATAAAGATTTAGTTTCTGTAGTAGATAGAGCTAAAAAAAGATTGTCAACTGATGATGCTCCATACAAAAAGCAGGGTAAAAACTGGTTACAGTATAAGTTTTATAATCAGCCTTTAATTGCTGCACTTTCTAACTTAGAAGTTATCCAGTCAGAAGCTAGAAATTTACAATCTGATGCTCTTTCATTAATGCTAAGAGAAAAAGTAGACGCAGATATCAAATTTGATGCTTTCGAAGCTGTAGTTGCTGCTCCAGATGTAATTATTCAAGGAGAACCAGCTGAAGCAAAAGTATTCATTGGTACTTATGACAGCAACCTACCAGGATTTGGTGTTGCTGGTGCAGACAGAACAGAAAACGGAATTGGTTATAAATCATTAGTTTCTTCTACTCCAGGTGAATATACTTTTAATGGTGTAGTTTCATTTAACGATGCTAATGGTAAAAAATTAGAATACAAATTCTCTCATCCATATAGAGTAGTTCCAGGAGCTAAAGAAGTAGCCTTCGAAAGTGGAGCTTTATTATCTGCTGATAAAATGAATGTTTTATACCGTGGAGTTCAGAACCCTATTTCAGGTTCTATCCTTGGTGCTGATAATAGCCAGACTACACTTACTGCAACAGGAGGTACAGTTACTAAAAAAGGTGGGGGATCTTGGGTAATTACTCCAGGTTCTGGTAATTCTACTACATTAACTATTTCAGGGAAAGGTCCAAAAGGTCAGGTTATTTCTCAGAAATTTGAGTTCAGAATTAAAAACGTTCCTGCTCCTCAAGGGCAAATTAGAGGTGAAAACGAGGTAACTATGCCAGCTACTTCTATTGCTAATCAAACAGTAGGTGCTGCCATTCCAGATTTTGATTTCCCTGTAGCGTTTGAAGTAACAGGTTTCAAATTCAAAGTTCCAGGAAAAGCTGCTATGTTTGTAAATGGAAACTCATTAAGCTCTGTAGCGGGACTTACTAAAAACCTAAGATCAGGAGATATTTGTTACATTGCAGGTATCCAAGCTACTGCAACTGGTTTAGGAGGTCAAACTCTGAAAAAAATCAGTCCTATTGTAATAAATGTTCAATAATTTAGTTATAAAGAATATACATATCATATCATTAAAATGAAAAAGATTTTAATTTTACTATTAGCATTAAGTGTTTTTTCTGTAGACGCTCAGACTAAGAGAAGAACTACGAAAAAGAAAGCTGCTAAGAAAACTACTGCAGCAGCAACACAACAAACTCCAGCTCCAACTCCTGCAGCTGAAGTAGCTCCTGTTACTCCTAATGTTAATAATGAAGTTACCGCTACAGGACAACTAGAAGCTGATTTAGAGCCGATTAACTCATTGTCTATTTTAAATGCTAAGTCTCCTGCAGCTTTCAGAGTGTACAGAGAGATAGGTACTGTTAAAAAAGGAGACTCTGTACTTTCTTTAAGAAATAAGCCACTTAGCTATGGGTATATTGATGAGAAAGACGTTCTTAGAAGCATGGTTGTATGGGAAATTATTGATATGAATGAAAAAATCAATCAGCCTTTTTATCATAATTCTGATGGGATAGTTTCTCAGAATAAATCACTTTATCAATTGCTTATTGATAATATTATGAGTGGGGATATAAAAGAGGTTTATGATGATGAAATGTTCATGACAAAATTGCCTCCTGAAGCAATTAAACAAAGATTATCTGT contains the following coding sequences:
- the porN gene encoding type IX secretion system ring protein PorN/GldN; translated protein: MKKILILLLALSVFSVDAQTKRRTTKKKAAKKTTAAATQQTPAPTPAAEVAPVTPNVNNEVTATGQLEADLEPINSLSILNAKSPAAFRVYREIGTVKKGDSVLSLRNKPLSYGYIDEKDVLRSMVVWEIIDMNEKINQPFYHNSDGIVSQNKSLYQLLIDNIMSGDIKEVYDDEMFMTKLPPEAIKQRLSVTKESDWLIDKRNAGEKLTAEDIKAGTDVIETKTESVKLLKVKGMWYVDRRDGQMKYRLLGIAAMGPDPTMMAEKTADGVSLGNKDELIDLFWVYYPDAREVLANSVVFNSKNLSSDLTYDDILNARRFSSIIYKSDNGLGTGIIKDYIPNDAEEQLEESDRIKNQILEMENDMWNY
- the porK gene encoding type IX secretion system lipoprotein PorK/GldK, with the protein product MKRMFLLMLAASFVVSCSKGGRRASSGKPDSRGELVPKESKKSFEAQRPYGMVAIPGGSFVMGQGDADFTATPEKAPLKTVTVSSFFMDETEVTNSEYRLFVNYVRDSIARTLLADAAGDGAGGAGIDNYAFKSKKAGANVTPYETFLQSQGDRDGYNDSRKLDWRVPLYWKTSQYPDEKYAEVMESLYLPPAKRINNERLLDTQKLKYSYEWEDVATAVKDKTRSASYLKKESIAVYPDTTVWVKDFNYAYNEPLFDRYFWHKAYKDYPVVGVTWDQARAFCDYKTKAKRDYVKSGKKRGDNPMKFRLPTEAEWEYAARGGLENATYPWGGPYLTDDRGCYLANFKPKRGNYIEDEKKGTYPYTAPVKRFHRNGFGLYDMAGNVAEWTESPYSNATYQFSSTLNPYLSNQAYRELKKSVRGGSWKDVGYLLMTGYRDWERKDSARSYIGFRTIQDVPAGTARLRRSSK
- the porL gene encoding type IX secretion system motor protein PorL/GldL, coding for MIGNPFKTKESTLNFIYSAGAAVVILGALFKLNHWNIGPLTGTWILAIGLGVEAFIFLIFAFDAPKEESNYAWENVYPELLDADAQPKARKVATVETSDLDVTLSNKLDKMLADAKLDVELFERLKTGIDKFSTSVDQINATVDVSQATTKYNDQLTLAASHLESMNALYALQLEHGKAQSEMSKKYVEDIQKSADQSQKFNEELAGLTSNLNNLNRVYGGMLSAMKA
- the glmS gene encoding glutamine--fructose-6-phosphate transaminase (isomerizing), whose amino-acid sequence is MCGIVGYTGFQDAYEIVINGLRRLEYRGYDSAGIVLEDKNNNFEVKKTKGKVSDLVAISENLKGTSHIGMGHTRWATHGVPSDRNSHPHVSNDGKIALVHNGIIENYDTIKTMLIGKGFTFLSETDTEVLVNLIQYILDTQKVDFPQAVRYALNEVYGAYAITVMHKDYPGVLVVGRLGSPLAIGLGDKEYFIASDASPFVEFTKEAVYLEDGHMATISLEKGVDIRSIKENEKIEPAIQELKLSLEQIEKGGYEHFMLKEIFEQPKSIQDTLRGRLLVNEGIIKMAGIWDHLDRINKAERIIIIACGTSWHAGLIGEYLIEEFARIPVEVEYASEFRYRNPIITEKDIVVAISQSGETADSMAAIKLAKEKGAFIYGICNVVDSSIARFSDAGSYTHAGPEIGVASTKAFTAQLTILSLIALKLGKHNGNLSNAEFMRLITELDNIPKKVEEVLKSTHDYVKKIAHDFVNSTNFLYLGRGFNFPAALEGALKLKEISYIHAEGYPAAEMKHGPIALIDENMPIVIIAPKKGHYDKIVSNVQEIKARKGKVIAVVNYGDEQVASMADYVIEIPDTSECFSPIVASIPLQLLAYYIAVYRGANVDQPRNLAKSVTVE
- the porM gene encoding type IX secretion system motor protein PorM/GldM, with translation MAKGKQTPRQKMINLMYLVFIAMLAMQIDQEIIRSYQDTNQSLTDSRTLAEEKNKIFEITLKAKADNSPETFGLASQQYQGMRSKADDLVGFIESIKGQLKTEAGFDANKNVEDNFSSLNNTDAVTKKFFKGGDAELPSKNSEELKTKMAALQNYIIQNFGNNKDLVSVVDRAKKRLSTDDAPYKKQGKNWLQYKFYNQPLIAALSNLEVIQSEARNLQSDALSLMLREKVDADIKFDAFEAVVAAPDVIIQGEPAEAKVFIGTYDSNLPGFGVAGADRTENGIGYKSLVSSTPGEYTFNGVVSFNDANGKKLEYKFSHPYRVVPGAKEVAFESGALLSADKMNVLYRGVQNPISGSILGADNSQTTLTATGGTVTKKGGGSWVITPGSGNSTTLTISGKGPKGQVISQKFEFRIKNVPAPQGQIRGENEVTMPATSIANQTVGAAIPDFDFPVAFEVTGFKFKVPGKAAMFVNGNSLSSVAGLTKNLRSGDICYIAGIQATATGLGGQTLKKISPIVINVQ